The following nucleotide sequence is from Terriglobales bacterium.
CTGCATGGGAATCCCGTGTGTACCGCACATCGAACTCGAAGCCATCACAACCGTGTTCAAGCGCCAGGTTGAACGCCGCAACGGTATTCTCCGGGGCGTATTTCGATGCGCCACGATGGCCGAGCAAGAGTGGACGAGAGGAAGACAATGGACTGACTGAGCACAGCGTTTCTAAGGTTTGTAGACCAATACGAACTTGGCGAATTCAGCCTTCCCAAACGAATGCGTCGAACACTCTCCGCGTGTGGAATCCGAGCCGTTCGTAGAGTGCTACGGCATTGTGGTTGGCCCCGGTAACCGTCAGGGAAAGTTCGGAAAACTTGCGTTCGAGGAGGCTACGTAGACAGGAAGCCATCATCGTACGGGCCAGCCCCTGGCCGCGATATTCGGGCAGAACGCACACTTGTGTCACGTGCCCAACATCGTCCCGCACGCGCGAACATAAGAGCATTCCAATGATGGAACGCGAGGCAGTATGCACGGCGGTAAGCGACGATGCCGGATCGAAAGTCCCGCAGCCGGGAAAGCGAACAATATTATTCAGGAACCGCAAGGAGCCGGCGATGCTTCGATACTGATCATTGATTTCGGAGTCCACATGCCCTGCATAGGCTTGCATGATGACATTCGCGCCGGCCTGAAAGTCTTGCTCCGCCCACGGACGCAGAATGATACCGCGAAGATCTGGTACTCGAAACTCAGGAGCCGGTCGCAGTGGGAGCGACATGAATAGACGAGGAAAGCGCCGAAATCCGCGACGTACGAACGAAGCCATCGTGGAACCCGTGTCGTGCAACAGCAACTGCGCTTCGATTCGGTGGATGCCAGGAGAGTTCTGCAGCGTCTCGGTTACGTGGTTCAGCAGCCGTTCGTTGAGATCGGGTTGCGAATGCGCTGCGGTGAACATGTCGCCAACCACGCCTTTGCTGCCTTCATAAACGAAGAACGAGTAGCCGACGACCCTGCCTTCATCGACGGCGGCGTATCCCGGAAGTATTTTGGAGTCGAGATAACGAAGAATCATCTCGGCAGAGCTCTGGTAGTCCCAATTCATCCGCTCCGACCAAAGCCGCGCTTCCTCCATCAACAGAGGACGCAACTCAGTGGCTCCGAAATGACGAAGATCGATGATTTCCACGGGCAAATAGTCCACAACTTCGTGGACTTGTCTTACAGCGGCTGCGCTTCTGGCATTTCTTAGGGCCAAAATCCCACTCCTGGGCAATAAGCAAACTCTGCTGCCTGGGGCGACTGCAGGCGGCAGGAGTCGGGAACCAGAGTCTAAGAGTAGCCGCGCCGCACGGAAAGCGATTTCCGATGCAGGAACCACAACGTGCAGCCGTAACCACTCAGCTTACCTTGACAGCGATCCACTTGACGAAATCCAGAGCACCTCCAAATGCTGCGGATTCGCGCTGCCGGGAAACGGAGAACCGAACGAAATAAACTTCCGATTCGATCCAATGAGCTTCTCGATCCTGTCATGCTGACCCGCCCGTGCCACGAGGATGTGATCCACAGTCGGGACCTCTCCCCGCTCGTAACGTTCAATCCGCTGGTCGAGATAGAAACCCAGGCCATACTCCACATCACGCCGTGTATCGAGCACGGCAACTGGACGAATGCGGGTCAGGAGATTATCACGTTCTATCCCTTGTATGTAACCCGCAACCTGACGGCTCGAATAGGCTTCTCCGAGAATCCGCCCGGCATAGTGCAGCAGAAAAAAGACCCCAAATGCTACAGGAACTATGGTGGTCCACAAAAGCATCCTCGCTCCTCGGCGTCGCACCAGAAGGAAGATGAAACAAAACACCGCGGCCCCTACGACACTCGCGTAACTTAGCGCAGCGGTTGGGGGGACCGATTTGGGGTCGAGTACAAGATGCGGTACGAGCAACACCGCGGTTGTGAGCAGCGCGGTAATCAAGGAGTGGCCAAGCAGCAGGGCAGGGCGCATGGCGGCCCGTGTTCTGCGACGCAGATAGTCAGCCGTAAGAATTGTGCATGGCGGGATTGACGGCAGAATGTAGCCCGGCAGCTTCGACTGCGAGAACGAGAAGAACAAAATTGGGAATAATGCCCAAATCACCAGAAATTCCGGAAAGGAATCGCCTACCTGCTCACTCTCTCGCACTCGTCCTGGAAAAGAACTACGCCAATCACGCCAGGTCTGTTTGGCTGCTGAAGCGAGAGCGGCCAGGGCGTACGCAGTCCATGGCAGCAACGACAGGAGCAACACTGGCAGATAAAACCAAAATGGCTGCTTATGCTGGAAAAGATCGGTTGCGAAGCGCTCGAGATTATGCTCGAGGAAAAATACTTTGAAGAAGTCTTTATTCGCCATCTGCACGGCGATATACCAGGGCAGCACGATGACGGAGTAGATCAGCACTCCGGGTAGCCACACCGTTTTCCAAACCAATTTCAGATCGCGCCGCACCACGGCAAAGATCAGCACAATAAAGAACGCGAGACCCGGCGCCACCGGTCCTTTTGCCAGCGTGCCCACTGCCAGGAAGAAATAGAGATCAAAGAGCCAGAATTTCTTTCCCGTTTCGAACCAGGCATACCATCCGAGCATGGCAAAGGCAAAGGGCGCCGCCAATTGCATGTCGGTTGAGGCCCCGCGGGAAAAGCCAATCACCGCCACGGCTGTGGCTGTAATAAGAGCTGCGCCAAATTGCGCTCCCGGACGGAAGCGCCGCATGTGGAAGTAGATGATGATGACGAGTGCGGTGGCGAAGGTCGCTGATGGTAATCGGGCTGCCCAATCGTGGTCACCGAATGTGCGGAAAGCTGCGGCTGCGCGCCAGTAATAGAGCGCGGGCTTTTCCAGCCAGGGAGTTCCATGAAGGGTAGGCGTAACGTAGTCGTTGTTGTGCAGCATCTCGCGCGCTACTTGTGCGTAGCGCGGCTCGTCTGCGCCGACCAGACCGAAGTTACCAAGACCGTAGAAAAAAAGCAGGAGCGAAAGTGCGACTACAGTGGCTACTTCGATAACGAGAATGCGCCTTCTCGAATCCATGCCCTGCTCGATAGCGCTGCCTGTTACTACCAAGATTGTGTCCGGCAAGGGTGTGTTGGTCTGCCCGGTGGCAGAGTGATCGATTTCCGGCGTCTCTGCGGAAGAGACACCGCCACGGTGTGATTTCCTGCTGTAATCAATTCAGGCCGTCGCCTCGGGCCCGCGTCCGCCAGGAGAAAATACGGCGCGGAGTTGGGCCAGAATCAGTTCGAGGGATCTCGATAGCGGACCAGATACCGCGCAACCACTGGCACAGGCGTGCCCCCCGCCACCAAATTGTTCAGCCACTGCGGCGACGTTCACCTGGCCCTTGCTGCGCAGGCTCACGCGATACCGTCCGTCCGCAAGTTCGCGAAAAAAGAGTGCTACCTCAACTCCTTGAATGCTCAACGCGTAATTTACGAGCCCCTCGCAGTCCTCTTCCAGCCCGCCGCTGCGCTCCATCTCGGCGGACGAAATATGCATATAGGCCAAGCCTCCTTCGCGGTGGAGGTTCGATAAAGCCATTCCCAGCAGCCTCATCTTCGAAGTTGGGTTGGAAAAGTACACATGATGAGCGATATCCACTGGGTTGGCTCCGCTGCGCACTAATTGCTGCGCCAACTCGAATGTGTGCTCGTCGGTGCCGGCATAACAAAACGCTCCAGTATCCGTAAGGATTGCTGTGTACAGGCACGTTGCCATTTCGGGAGTCATGCTTACATGTGCGGCGCGCCCCAGGCGATAAACCATTTCGGCCACCGCACAAGCGCCGACGTCAATCCAATTGACATCGGCAAAGTTTCGAGCGCTGCTGTGGTGATCGATGTTGATCAGGAAGCGGCCCTCGAGTCCTTGCAGTCGCGTGCGCTGGACGCTGTCGCACTCGAGGATGATCGCGGCCTGGGGAGCACCTTCCGGAATCTGGGAAGCGTGCAGAATCACTTCAGCGTAAGGAAGCGGGTTATAGATTAGCGGAACTGCATCGCTCATGATGACCTGGCTGGTTTTTCCCTTTTGCCGAAGCATTTGATAGAGGGCCAGCAATGACCCGATGGCGTCTCCATCGGGCCGAGCGTGCGACGTAAGCAGAAAGGCGTCGCGCTGCTCGATTTGCTTGAGCACCTGATCCATCATGGCTGCTAACCGAGGATGCCTCCTGCCCGGCTATCTCTTCCTTTTCCTCTTTTTTGTGCGTCCGAGTAATTCGTCGATGCGTGAAACGTATCGTTCAGAACGGTCGATCACGAATACCAGTTCTGGCGCGTGACGCAACCCCATTCGATCTGTCAGTTGATGGCGTATGAATCCCTTTGCCGCGTTCAGTCCAGCCAGCGTCTGCTCCGCCTCTTCATCATCGCCATCGACGCGCACGAAGACGCGTGCCATCTTGCCGCCCGGAGCGAGTACGACCTCGGTGACCGCAGCCAAGCCAATTCGAGGATCCCCCAGTTCTCCTTCGAGAATGAGATCGATTTCCTCGCGAAACGCTCCCACTCGCCTTTCGCGCTGATGTTTCGGGGCGCGCGGCTCTACCATGAAAGGTCCCCTGAATAAAACTCATGAGCATACCAGAAGATT
It contains:
- a CDS encoding GNAT family N-acetyltransferase, which codes for MALRNARSAAAVRQVHEVVDYLPVEIIDLRHFGATELRPLLMEEARLWSERMNWDYQSSAEMILRYLDSKILPGYAAVDEGRVVGYSFFVYEGSKGVVGDMFTAAHSQPDLNERLLNHVTETLQNSPGIHRIEAQLLLHDTGSTMASFVRRGFRRFPRLFMSLPLRPAPEFRVPDLRGIILRPWAEQDFQAGANVIMQAYAGHVDSEINDQYRSIAGSLRFLNNIVRFPGCGTFDPASSLTAVHTASRSIIGMLLCSRVRDDVGHVTQVCVLPEYRGQGLARTMMASCLRSLLERKFSELSLTVTGANHNAVALYERLGFHTRRVFDAFVWEG
- a CDS encoding glycosyltransferase family 39 protein — translated: MDSRRRILVIEVATVVALSLLLFFYGLGNFGLVGADEPRYAQVAREMLHNNDYVTPTLHGTPWLEKPALYYWRAAAAFRTFGDHDWAARLPSATFATALVIIIYFHMRRFRPGAQFGAALITATAVAVIGFSRGASTDMQLAAPFAFAMLGWYAWFETGKKFWLFDLYFFLAVGTLAKGPVAPGLAFFIVLIFAVVRRDLKLVWKTVWLPGVLIYSVIVLPWYIAVQMANKDFFKVFFLEHNLERFATDLFQHKQPFWFYLPVLLLSLLPWTAYALAALASAAKQTWRDWRSSFPGRVRESEQVGDSFPEFLVIWALFPILFFSFSQSKLPGYILPSIPPCTILTADYLRRRTRAAMRPALLLGHSLITALLTTAVLLVPHLVLDPKSVPPTAALSYASVVGAAVFCFIFLLVRRRGARMLLWTTIVPVAFGVFFLLHYAGRILGEAYSSRQVAGYIQGIERDNLLTRIRPVAVLDTRRDVEYGLGFYLDQRIERYERGEVPTVDHILVARAGQHDRIEKLIGSNRKFISFGSPFPGSANPQHLEVLWISSSGSLSR
- a CDS encoding bifunctional oligoribonuclease/PAP phosphatase NrnA; this translates as MMDQVLKQIEQRDAFLLTSHARPDGDAIGSLLALYQMLRQKGKTSQVIMSDAVPLIYNPLPYAEVILHASQIPEGAPQAAIILECDSVQRTRLQGLEGRFLINIDHHSSARNFADVNWIDVGACAVAEMVYRLGRAAHVSMTPEMATCLYTAILTDTGAFCYAGTDEHTFELAQQLVRSGANPVDIAHHVYFSNPTSKMRLLGMALSNLHREGGLAYMHISSAEMERSGGLEEDCEGLVNYALSIQGVEVALFFRELADGRYRVSLRSKGQVNVAAVAEQFGGGGHACASGCAVSGPLSRSLELILAQLRAVFSPGGRGPEATA
- the rbfA gene encoding 30S ribosome-binding factor RbfA, whose product is MVEPRAPKHQRERRVGAFREEIDLILEGELGDPRIGLAAVTEVVLAPGGKMARVFVRVDGDDEEAEQTLAGLNAAKGFIRHQLTDRMGLRHAPELVFVIDRSERYVSRIDELLGRTKKRKRKR